The sequence GAAAGGGTTCAAAGTGAGGACAATGGATATGAAAAACTTACGGGCTTTGGGATTTCTATCGGTATTGATGCTTGCTCTTTCAGTCGTAGGCCACGGCCAGCGGACTGAAATCACCATCTCGCTCGGCGAGCAGTTTTTTGAGACTGTCATCGATTCGGTCTTCGCCCACGCGGCTCCGCCGGAATTTTCGATCGCCGGAAACAACGCGAAACCCGGCCCGCTTGCCAATGAACCGTGGTCGGCCCTCACCATTTCATACCCGAGCTCGTTTCTTCCGAAGCCTAACCCCGCACCAGCCTGTCGAGAATCCATAACGCTCCGCCGTGACAATTCCGGCGTCCGGACGGCAGTCCTTTTCCGCGATGGCCGTATCTCAGCACCGCTTGCATTTTCGGGTGGATATAATCCGCCGCTTGTCGGCTGCGTGCAGTTCGCCGGGCTTGCCGAAACGAACCTCGACCTCGAGTTTGACGAACCCGGCCAGCGGCTCGTGGCACGTGCTCGCGTGACCAATGTTAATCTAAATGGAACGGGCGGGGTCGGCGGAAGCGTTATCGCCCGGCTCGTACAAAGCTCGATCGACCGAAAGATCAACCCGATCGAGATGATCAGCCTCGATAAGCTCTCGTTCCTTTTGCCGCTTCAGGGTGATTCGAAAATGAGGATGGTCGCAAAAGCGATCCGGCCCGAAGTGCATCCGGGCCGGCTAGATATTCACGTTACTTACGAATTTGCTAAGGCTGAGTGATCAATTGGCTTCGGTCAGCTCAACGCCTTGTGCTCCATAGGGCGAGCGGACTTCCTGCTTGACCAGCCCTACGCCCTTCGCGAACCAGTTCGTGCCTTTGATGGTCATTCCGGGTACTTTTTGGCCTCCCATGGTCAGGTTGATCGTGATCTCGGTATCGACCTTCGCGGCCTCGAATTCCTTGCCGCCGGCTGTGATCTTATCGTTGAGCGAAACGACCTTGTTTCGAACGACGACGTCGCCGTCCGAGCCGATGTTCATCCCGCCGGCTTGTCCCTTGACGCGGACCTTGTAGGTCGCGTCCCAGGCCTTGCCGACCGAAAGCTCACGCGGTATCGTCAGGCCTTTGCTCTCAAGTGTTTCCATGTCAAACGCAGCATTCTCGACCGAGATATTGTTGCCGTACTGCGCGTTACGAAGGCCGTCTGCATCGCAGATCCAGTTGGTCGTAACATTCACACCCGAATCAAAAGCCCGCGTCTCGCTGAACGAATTCGGGTCGTTCAGCTTCTGGGTCAGAGTGTAGCTGCCCGGAGCGGCACCGGTGACCTTGTAGTTCTCCGCACCGCTGTTGATCGGATAATAATCATTTGCACAATTTCCGAGCGTTGCCGTTTGCGTAGCTGTCTCGGCAGTATTCGTTTCGGTGCTGGGAGTGGTCGTGTTCGCCGGTGCCTCCGCAGTATTTGAGCTTCCGGTAAAGCGCTCGAGCGAGCCGCAGCCCATTACGAACAAAAGTGCTGCGAGGCAAAGCCCGCCGGAGATCAGCGTTTTATGTGAAGGTCCTGAGGTGTTGTTCTTTTGCATTTCGATAACTCCGTGTTGCCAACTGTGGGAGGCAAATTGTATGAATAGTGTTTGCTTATTTGTTTGACCGTAAGCAATTTACCACACCGGACGGGTTCGTGTGAATCTCAAGAGGAAGCAACTCGAACCGGTCTGATGGAGAAGAATGGCACTACCGCTCGTAGCTATCATCGGCCGGCCGAATGTCGGCAAATCGACGCTCTTTAACCGGCTGGTCGGTTCGCGGCGCTCGATCGTTGGCGACGAGCCGGGCATCACCCGTGACCGTATTTACGGCGAGGTCGAGTGGTCGCAGAAGCGTTTTGAGCTTGTCGATACGGGCGGCATCGTCCCCGACGATGAAGCGATAATTCCCGCGAACATCTTCAAACAGGCAGGTTTTGCCATCGATCAAGCCGAGGCCGTGATCTGGGTCGTCGATTCGCGTGCCGGCATTACGCCGCTCGACGAAGAGATCTCGGTATTGCTGAGAAATCTCGGAAAGCCGATCTTCATCGCCGCCAATAAGGCCGAATCGAAAAAAGCGACCGAAGAGGCGGGCGAGTTCTATCAGTTCGGCTTTGAGATGTTTCCCGTCTCGGCCGAACACGGCACTTCGATCGGTGATCTACTCGACGGCGTAACCAGCGTTTTGACCTTCGACGAAGAGGCCGAGGATCATCGGCCCGAAGAGATACGGCTGGCGATAGTCGGCCGCCCGAACGTCGGCAAGTCTTCGCTGCTCAATAAATTGCTCGGCGAGGAGCGGGCGATCGTGTCGCCGATCGCCGGAACCACGCGGGATACCGTGGATACTGCAGTCGAGTTTGAAGGAACCAAGTTTGTTCTCGTAGATACTGCCGGCATCCGCCGCCGCGGCAAGACGACCGAAATGGCCGAGAAAATGTCGGTGATAATGGCAAAAAAAGCTCTCGAACGCGCCGATGTTGCGGTCTTGCTTATCGACGCCGAAGAAGG comes from Acidobacteriota bacterium and encodes:
- the der gene encoding ribosome biogenesis GTPase Der is translated as MALPLVAIIGRPNVGKSTLFNRLVGSRRSIVGDEPGITRDRIYGEVEWSQKRFELVDTGGIVPDDEAIIPANIFKQAGFAIDQAEAVIWVVDSRAGITPLDEEISVLLRNLGKPIFIAANKAESKKATEEAGEFYQFGFEMFPVSAEHGTSIGDLLDGVTSVLTFDEEAEDHRPEEIRLAIVGRPNVGKSSLLNKLLGEERAIVSPIAGTTRDTVDTAVEFEGTKFVLVDTAGIRRRGKTTEMAEKMSVIMAKKALERADVAVLLIDAEEGVTNLDANIAGLAVDSGCSVIIALNKWDAVEEKETNTIYEYEREVRRHMKFLDWAPIVPISALTGQRVSRVLEIAIEANEARNLRISTGRLNKFFEENISQPRSGGTPAPVKGGVSRLKVQYITQGGVRPPTFILFTTGGGKGGMHFSYLRYVENRLREAFGFYATPLKIKERHKTKPK